The following proteins come from a genomic window of bacterium:
- a CDS encoding MBOAT family protein — translation MTVLSISFIICLVTAVLIAWILPRAYQLPAIAVFTALYMGYYAPFSLVILLLTSLLTYYVNKLIHYQAIAAAGSITILAVIFLLAKSFQNIFSVNFNQQIITLGLFFYILRQIHYITERHKKKLPEHTFLDYLYYLFFFPTLMAGPINLFPEFRRDIHRRRFDPEAISLGLERILYGYVKIVVLANWLVTGKMAVYIESISAQHISAAAYLDCVRYGLNLYFQFSGYSDIAIGLSLATGFRIIENFNHPYLAKNINIFWQRWHISLSKWCRDYIFMTVISISRKPILAVLSSMMVIGLWHELSPRYMVWALYHGCGIAVWHFFQHFKRRVQLPDYFWLKKGVAVFSIAFTMNFVILSFAITKSDSLADAFEVYLTIFSLGK, via the coding sequence TTGACAGTATTGTCTATAAGTTTCATCATTTGCCTTGTCACTGCGGTCTTAATCGCATGGATTTTACCACGCGCATATCAATTGCCGGCCATCGCGGTCTTTACGGCGCTTTATATGGGTTACTATGCGCCGTTTTCGCTCGTCATCCTGCTTTTGACGTCTCTGTTAACCTATTATGTCAATAAACTCATTCATTATCAGGCAATTGCTGCCGCAGGATCGATCACCATACTTGCAGTCATTTTTCTATTGGCAAAAAGTTTCCAGAATATTTTTTCTGTGAATTTCAATCAGCAGATCATTACTTTGGGGTTGTTCTTCTATATTCTGAGGCAAATACACTACATAACTGAACGCCATAAAAAAAAACTGCCGGAGCACACTTTTTTAGATTATCTTTATTATTTGTTTTTCTTTCCAACGCTCATGGCAGGGCCGATCAATTTATTTCCTGAGTTCCGCCGGGATATTCATCGGAGACGGTTTGATCCGGAGGCCATTTCCCTGGGTCTTGAACGAATTCTTTATGGCTACGTGAAGATCGTCGTTTTGGCGAATTGGCTAGTAACCGGAAAAATGGCCGTTTACATTGAGTCCATATCTGCTCAGCACATTTCTGCGGCAGCTTACCTTGATTGTGTTCGTTACGGATTAAATCTCTACTTCCAGTTCTCCGGTTACTCGGATATTGCCATTGGATTATCGCTGGCAACGGGATTTCGGATCATAGAGAATTTTAATCATCCCTATTTAGCTAAAAACATCAATATTTTTTGGCAGCGATGGCATATTTCATTATCGAAATGGTGCAGGGACTACATTTTTATGACCGTTATATCGATTTCGAGAAAACCTATTCTCGCAGTGCTGTCTTCTATGATGGTGATAGGTTTGTGGCATGAACTTTCGCCGCGCTATATGGTCTGGGCGTTGTATCACGGATGCGGAATCGCCGTGTGGCATTTTTTTCAGCATTTTAAACGGAGGGTACAATTACCGGATTATTTCTGGTTAAAAAAAGGAGTGGCTGTTTTTTCAATCGCGTTCACGATGAATTTTGTCATTCTCAGTTTTGCAATTACTAAATCAGACAGTCTCGCTGATGCGTTCGAAGTTTATCTCACGATATTTAGTTTAGGAAAATAG
- a CDS encoding NADH-quinone oxidoreductase subunit A — protein MYQNYIPLLVLMIVATLIPLAILVITNILGPKKPSERKLSVYESGMPPVGDAHPKFSIKFYIIGMLFILFDIEIVFMYPWAVIYKQWISTSVFILIEGLVFVGILLVGYIYAWKKGALDWE, from the coding sequence ATCTACCAAAATTATATCCCGCTTCTTGTTCTCATGATCGTTGCGACCCTTATTCCGCTTGCGATTTTAGTCATCACAAATATCCTGGGCCCCAAAAAGCCGAGCGAGCGTAAACTTTCCGTATATGAATCGGGCATGCCTCCCGTGGGCGATGCGCATCCGAAATTCTCCATCAAGTTTTATATCATTGGTATGCTGTTCATCTTATTTGACATAGAAATTGTTTTCATGTATCCATGGGCGGTAATTTATAAACAATGGATATCGACAAGTGTTTTTATTTTGATTGAAGGGCTTGTCTTCGTGGGTATTCTGCTGGTCGGCTATATATATGCATGGAAAAAAGGCGCCCTGGACTGGGAATAA
- a CDS encoding type 2 isopentenyl-diphosphate Delta-isomerase has protein sequence MNKRRTKKPSTPSRKKDHVDICLTEDVAYHDKTAGFERIEFIHNALPELNLKDIDTSVTFLKKKLWLPLMITGMTGGYEGAVEINGNLALVCEGKKLALGLGSQRQALEDDSYLESYNIVRKNAPTIPIIGNIGVAQVIKGLNFKRLQKLLDDIEADALAIHLNALQEAVQFEGDVNFRGALDRISRLIKKLKIPVIVKETGAGISYSAAKRLYDVGIEYIDVSGSGGTSWSAVESFRKHAGESSEDKNRLAKKFRNWGISTTVCIQEVSRIKKLNVIASGGIRDGMDIAKSIALGADMTGMARPLLKVLMENGAQALGNEIDYIQKELKLAMFLTGSKNIKKLKKASLTTQFL, from the coding sequence ATGAATAAACGCCGCACCAAAAAACCCTCTACACCTAGCCGTAAAAAAGACCATGTCGACATCTGCCTGACCGAGGACGTCGCCTATCACGACAAGACGGCGGGATTCGAACGGATCGAATTTATTCACAACGCCCTGCCTGAACTGAATCTGAAGGATATAGACACCTCGGTCACTTTTTTAAAAAAGAAATTGTGGCTTCCACTTATGATCACCGGTATGACCGGCGGATATGAAGGCGCAGTGGAGATCAACGGTAATCTCGCTCTTGTGTGTGAGGGCAAGAAATTAGCGCTAGGACTCGGAAGCCAGCGTCAGGCGCTCGAAGACGACTCGTATTTGGAAAGTTATAACATCGTTCGAAAAAATGCGCCGACTATTCCGATTATAGGAAATATCGGCGTAGCGCAGGTCATCAAAGGACTCAACTTCAAACGATTACAAAAACTGCTGGACGATATCGAAGCCGATGCGCTGGCGATCCATCTCAACGCTTTGCAGGAAGCCGTTCAGTTCGAAGGCGATGTTAATTTCCGAGGCGCGCTGGATAGAATTTCGAGATTAATAAAAAAATTGAAAATCCCTGTTATCGTAAAAGAAACCGGCGCAGGAATTTCGTATTCCGCTGCAAAACGCTTGTATGATGTTGGGATCGAATATATCGACGTTTCCGGTTCGGGCGGAACTTCCTGGTCGGCTGTAGAGTCTTTTCGCAAACATGCCGGCGAATCTTCTGAGGACAAGAACCGTTTAGCGAAAAAATTCAGGAATTGGGGAATTTCGACCACCGTGTGTATTCAGGAAGTGTCGCGTATTAAAAAGCTGAATGTAATTGCATCCGGTGGAATAAGGGACGGCATGGATATCGCCAAATCGATCGCTCTCGGCGCCGACATGACAGGTATGGCAAGGCCGCTGTTGAAAGTGTTAATGGAGAATGGAGCTCAGGCACTTGGAAACGAAATAGACTACATTCAGAAGGAATTAAAGTTGGCCATGTTCCTGACCGGATCAAAAAATATAAAAAAATTAAAAAAAGCGTCTTTGACAACGCAGTTTTTATGA
- a CDS encoding radical SAM protein, whose translation MQNGLGDHSEKKRFPSSLQTRRGWAEYFEMKRSTEPHLHQIEPTNHCPYSCIMCPRSQHMKRELGFMDISLYQKVIDEVSTYSEPIRLKEIELFHFGESLLHPCIDKFVGYASEQKLKVTLSVNGPHLTPELSRKILEHQPFRIIVSLDGNDQETYQAIRGRKADFDKAVRNIDALADTFQRVKSATKISVRMIEIKINREQVYAFKKRWQDKNIEVEVRQFFPWGEKDMVELGNFEKYPPAMPCPFPWQYLVVQWNGDVVPCCRDYNAAITLGNVKNVSLKEIWNSGRYEEFRQQMASGKFHNNPICSPCLDLYYTEKND comes from the coding sequence ATGCAAAACGGCTTGGGCGATCATTCGGAAAAAAAAAGATTTCCGTCGAGTCTGCAAACCAGGAGGGGTTGGGCCGAATATTTTGAAATGAAGCGGTCCACCGAACCTCACCTGCATCAAATTGAACCTACCAACCACTGCCCGTACAGCTGCATCATGTGCCCCCGATCACAACACATGAAGAGAGAACTTGGCTTTATGGACATTTCACTCTACCAAAAAGTCATAGATGAGGTATCGACGTATTCTGAACCGATTAGGTTGAAAGAGATAGAACTTTTTCATTTTGGCGAGTCCCTTCTCCATCCCTGTATAGATAAATTCGTGGGCTACGCGTCAGAACAAAAATTAAAAGTAACTCTTTCTGTCAATGGGCCTCATTTAACTCCCGAACTTTCCCGAAAGATCCTTGAACACCAACCGTTTAGGATTATCGTATCTTTGGATGGAAATGACCAAGAAACATATCAGGCCATTCGAGGACGAAAAGCAGATTTTGACAAAGCCGTACGAAACATAGATGCGTTGGCAGACACATTTCAGAGAGTGAAATCGGCCACGAAGATATCTGTTCGTATGATAGAGATCAAAATCAACCGGGAACAAGTATATGCATTCAAAAAAAGATGGCAAGATAAAAACATTGAAGTAGAAGTCAGACAGTTCTTTCCATGGGGAGAAAAGGATATGGTCGAACTTGGCAATTTTGAAAAATACCCTCCTGCCATGCCCTGCCCCTTTCCCTGGCAATATCTTGTTGTGCAATGGAACGGTGACGTTGTCCCATGTTGCAGGGACTACAATGCGGCTATAACACTGGGGAATGTAAAGAATGTTTCCCTTAAGGAGATATGGAACAGCGGCCGGTATGAGGAATTTCGGCAGCAAATGGCGAGCGGAAAGTTCCATAATAACCCCATCTGTTCTCCTTGTCTCGACCTCTATTACACCGAAAAAAACGATTGA
- a CDS encoding NADH-quinone oxidoreductase subunit C: MAEKIENNPTPEKLKSKFGSDVLKTEVFRNQHAIVVKRERILDIMKFLKDDAELAYDFLADLTAVDYLKMEVSPRFQVVYNLRSMKHNRRVRIKVPVPENDCKIESVSELWKTANWLEREVYEMYGITFENHPDLRKLLMPESYEYFPLRKDYPLRGKGERDAVLPEGS; encoded by the coding sequence ATGGCAGAAAAAATTGAAAATAATCCGACGCCAGAAAAACTGAAATCCAAATTCGGTTCGGACGTACTGAAAACAGAGGTATTCCGTAATCAGCACGCAATTGTCGTTAAGCGCGAACGTATTCTGGATATAATGAAATTTCTGAAAGACGATGCGGAACTCGCGTATGATTTCCTTGCGGATCTGACAGCGGTTGATTATCTCAAAATGGAAGTAAGCCCGCGCTTTCAGGTGGTTTACAATCTGCGTTCGATGAAACATAACCGGCGTGTGCGGATCAAAGTTCCCGTTCCAGAAAATGACTGTAAGATTGAAAGTGTGAGTGAATTATGGAAAACGGCAAATTGGCTGGAACGCGAAGTGTATGAAATGTACGGGATCACTTTTGAAAATCATCCCGACCTGAGAAAACTCCTGATGCCCGAATCGTATGAATATTTTCCGCTACGCAAGGATTATCCTCTGCGCGGAAAAGGAGAAAGAGACGCCGTTCTGCCGGAAGGCTCTTAG
- a CDS encoding acyl--CoA ligase has product MRLSTLDTLDCPICRSNYDAKIIEERNKNIYYGFLVCAKCNTSVPICAGFALFSETGLYQGKSCTQDVLQKLENSLFDDPYRYEVFVRQKSRRPSHDAYATFQPFNESSQAFLPLVPLLRRILKPGDRILDTWCRTGWSAGFLSGLFPDQQIISIWEGNSDTLGYRGFRYWYSQLPEDNNIEIVFHSMNQPLPLKNNSFSAVHALDTLHRYKQDIVIPELLRVAKQDGAILFPHVHLSNAQPVPYFDRGGTILHGTDYKERFGKLLAGSGRKVFVLSEPETFLITKPKPLQDNSETSDYNGLVVVVPEKFEGYHLYRETIDPDEAGAAYLIVNPIYTINLSIGAVQLDGNKLSGSVGKLFFRHPIYEKKLRSAAINTLTVEECEVIYWAKKAMAVAAIASKMKKSVSELMEIIKPLLKSELVQLHKLPEMIARLQYFHSDQLYITPYRHQTIKHVFENVVLRHADNPILISDEDGSTFLYRDAAEVVDAIAKKLLQSGLKKGDRIIVYSAMHSEAIFLFWAAMRMGIVFVPVDHQTPRPAFEEIAKRVDAKLIFCDHERTHAITEITHVSSILFDTDNSEAEQKRLVFSNWVNDRSDDSFSLPEVVPEDEAVILFTSGTTGNSKGVLLTQGALYRSGLQMSEVYEWETRDVLLSMGELHAMSGLRNPCIAPLFTGASIVVTSSRVRSNVIALAQCIQERKCTILNTVPSAVRQFDQFTERIGREMLSSLRCLLCTGSDLSEALIQSFEEQYGVPILDYYGLTETCGFCIGVPLQGRENAKGTLGLPVGCIAQVVDENDRILEFDRIGELRIYSENLMDRYYKEEALTNAVLRNGWFYTGDLAKIKPDNHIVLTGRKKDIIKDKFGNVVFPVEVEQCISGHPGVADVVVVGFRPMNEDEKLAAFIVPRDESVQTDDLLSELRSHIRNTIGPHKIPQILKLRGGIPMNSNGKPDKKILIDELN; this is encoded by the coding sequence ATGAGACTATCAACGCTTGATACCCTCGACTGTCCGATCTGTCGCTCGAACTACGACGCCAAAATAATTGAAGAAAGAAATAAAAATATATACTATGGATTTTTAGTATGCGCAAAGTGCAATACGTCAGTTCCGATATGCGCGGGCTTTGCACTTTTTTCCGAGACCGGTTTGTATCAAGGAAAAAGCTGTACTCAAGACGTTCTGCAAAAGTTGGAGAATTCTTTATTCGACGATCCCTATCGGTATGAAGTGTTTGTTCGCCAAAAATCCCGCAGGCCCAGTCATGACGCGTATGCTACCTTTCAGCCATTCAATGAATCGTCCCAAGCATTTCTGCCGCTCGTTCCTCTGCTGAGACGGATTTTAAAACCGGGTGACCGTATTCTGGATACGTGGTGTCGAACGGGCTGGAGCGCGGGATTTCTGAGCGGTTTATTTCCAGACCAACAAATTATATCAATCTGGGAAGGCAATTCCGATACTTTGGGCTATCGTGGTTTTCGTTATTGGTATTCGCAGCTTCCGGAAGACAATAATATTGAAATAGTATTTCATTCAATGAATCAGCCGCTCCCGCTGAAGAATAATTCGTTTTCAGCCGTGCACGCCTTAGACACTTTGCATCGATATAAGCAAGACATCGTCATTCCGGAACTCTTAAGGGTAGCGAAACAGGACGGTGCGATCCTTTTCCCTCACGTTCATTTATCCAATGCGCAGCCGGTACCTTACTTTGACCGCGGAGGAACTATTCTTCACGGCACAGATTACAAAGAACGCTTTGGCAAGCTGCTTGCGGGCAGCGGCCGAAAAGTTTTTGTGCTTTCGGAACCGGAAACATTTCTAATCACGAAACCAAAACCTCTACAGGATAATTCAGAAACTTCGGATTATAACGGCCTTGTTGTCGTGGTTCCTGAGAAGTTTGAGGGTTATCATCTCTATCGTGAAACGATAGATCCCGATGAAGCTGGCGCAGCCTACCTTATTGTAAATCCGATTTATACTATTAACCTGAGCATTGGTGCCGTGCAACTTGATGGAAACAAACTCAGCGGCTCGGTTGGCAAATTATTTTTCCGTCATCCTATTTATGAGAAAAAACTCAGATCGGCCGCCATCAATACACTCACAGTTGAAGAATGTGAAGTGATTTATTGGGCTAAGAAAGCAATGGCGGTTGCCGCAATTGCATCGAAAATGAAAAAATCGGTTTCTGAACTCATGGAGATTATCAAGCCGCTTCTGAAGTCCGAACTGGTTCAATTGCATAAATTGCCGGAAATGATTGCTCGATTACAGTATTTCCATTCCGATCAATTATATATTACGCCGTATCGCCATCAGACGATAAAACATGTTTTTGAAAATGTTGTCCTACGTCATGCGGATAATCCGATTCTGATATCCGATGAAGACGGCAGTACGTTTTTATATCGCGATGCGGCGGAAGTTGTAGACGCAATCGCAAAGAAACTTTTGCAGTCAGGTTTGAAAAAAGGCGACCGAATCATAGTTTATTCTGCGATGCACTCAGAGGCAATCTTTTTGTTCTGGGCAGCGATGCGGATGGGTATCGTCTTCGTTCCGGTAGATCACCAGACGCCAAGGCCTGCTTTCGAAGAAATTGCCAAAAGAGTTGATGCAAAACTTATATTTTGCGATCACGAGCGTACACATGCTATTACGGAGATTACGCATGTCTCATCAATACTCTTTGATACGGATAATTCAGAAGCAGAGCAGAAACGGCTTGTCTTTTCGAATTGGGTAAATGACCGAAGCGATGATTCATTCTCATTACCCGAAGTTGTCCCGGAAGACGAAGCGGTAATATTGTTTACATCTGGAACGACCGGTAATTCCAAAGGTGTACTTTTAACACAGGGCGCGTTGTATCGAAGCGGACTACAGATGAGCGAAGTCTACGAATGGGAAACCCGCGATGTGTTATTATCCATGGGAGAATTGCACGCCATGAGCGGCCTTCGTAATCCTTGCATCGCGCCTTTATTCACAGGGGCATCTATTGTAGTGACCTCTTCAAGAGTACGAAGCAATGTGATAGCCCTTGCCCAGTGCATTCAAGAACGAAAATGTACGATACTAAACACCGTTCCTTCTGCAGTACGGCAATTTGATCAGTTTACAGAACGGATTGGACGGGAAATGCTTTCTTCCCTCCGCTGCTTGTTGTGCACCGGCAGCGATCTCTCGGAGGCCTTGATTCAGTCATTCGAAGAGCAATACGGAGTTCCGATATTGGATTATTATGGTTTGACGGAGACCTGCGGTTTCTGTATCGGTGTTCCCTTGCAAGGACGAGAAAATGCGAAAGGGACCCTCGGTTTACCTGTGGGATGTATTGCGCAGGTTGTAGACGAAAACGATCGGATTCTCGAGTTTGACCGGATCGGAGAATTGCGCATCTACAGCGAGAATTTAATGGATCGCTACTATAAAGAGGAAGCTCTTACGAATGCCGTTTTGAGAAATGGTTGGTTCTATACGGGTGACTTGGCCAAAATCAAGCCTGATAATCACATCGTTCTGACCGGTCGGAAAAAAGATATTATTAAGGATAAGTTTGGAAATGTGGTTTTTCCGGTAGAGGTCGAGCAATGTATATCGGGGCACCCAGGCGTTGCGGATGTCGTAGTGGTAGGATTTCGGCCTATGAACGAGGATGAAAAATTGGCCGCATTTATTGTTCCGCGCGACGAATCTGTGCAAACGGATGATTTATTGAGTGAATTACGAAGTCACATTCGTAATACGATCGGACCACATAAAATTCCACAGATTCTAAAATTACGAGGCGGGATTCCGATGAATTCCAATGGAAAACCCGATAAAAAAATATTAATAGACGAACTTAATTAA
- the carB gene encoding carbamoyl-phosphate synthase large subunit, with protein MGFSDKQLAFIWKSDELTVRSLRKSMGIVPVYKTVDTCAAEFEAETPYFYSTYESETERTETGKKKIIILGGGPNRIGQGIEFDYCCVHGVYALQEEGYEVIMINCNPETVSTDYDTSDRLYFEPLTFEDVMNIIEVEKPEGVIVQFGGQTPLKLAIPLMKAGVKIIGTSPDDIDMAEDRKKFGALLSRLNIECPEYGTATSFDEAHRIANKIGYPVLVRPSYVLGGRAMEIVYDDDALERYMTQAIDVSPEHPILVDKFLVDAIEFDVDALCDGKEVFIGGVMQHIEEAGIHSGDSSCVLPPYSASEETLSKLRVCTAQLAKELNVIGLINIQYAVQNSDVYVLEVNPRASRTVPFVSKAIGIPLAKMAARIMVGKSLKELGLKKEIIPHYTSVKDPVFPFAKFPGIRMYLSPEMRSTGEVMGIADNFPKALAKAHIAAGMQMPTSGGVFITVNDQDKNKIAPIAKELTELGFTIYATEGTQTKLLEAGIDVKHVFKLQEGRPHVIDRIKNKEIHLVINTPTGKTAKLDERYIGEAAMLFKIPMITTIPGAIGLVKGIRAIKEEKLEVMSIQELHATLK; from the coding sequence ATGGGTTTTTCAGATAAACAATTGGCGTTTATCTGGAAGTCGGACGAACTCACCGTACGTTCGCTTCGCAAAAGCATGGGCATCGTTCCTGTTTACAAAACCGTAGACACCTGCGCGGCGGAATTTGAAGCAGAGACGCCGTATTTCTATTCCACGTACGAATCGGAAACGGAACGAACGGAAACCGGAAAGAAAAAAATCATTATTCTCGGCGGCGGGCCAAATCGCATCGGACAAGGCATTGAATTTGACTACTGCTGCGTGCATGGCGTTTATGCTTTGCAGGAAGAGGGTTATGAAGTGATCATGATCAATTGTAATCCGGAAACGGTGAGTACGGATTACGATACGTCCGATCGGTTATACTTCGAGCCGCTGACCTTCGAAGACGTGATGAATATCATTGAAGTGGAAAAGCCCGAAGGCGTCATCGTGCAGTTCGGCGGACAGACGCCTCTTAAACTCGCTATTCCTCTGATGAAAGCCGGCGTGAAGATCATAGGCACTTCGCCGGACGATATCGACATGGCGGAAGACCGGAAAAAATTCGGCGCGTTGCTCAGCCGCCTGAATATTGAGTGTCCGGAATACGGCACCGCGACGTCATTTGACGAAGCGCATCGTATAGCCAATAAGATCGGCTATCCGGTTCTCGTTCGCCCCTCCTACGTTCTCGGCGGCCGCGCGATGGAAATCGTATACGACGATGACGCGCTGGAACGCTACATGACGCAGGCGATTGACGTTTCACCCGAACACCCGATTCTCGTAGATAAATTTTTGGTGGACGCGATAGAATTTGACGTCGATGCGCTTTGCGACGGCAAAGAGGTTTTTATCGGCGGCGTGATGCAGCATATCGAAGAGGCCGGCATTCACTCCGGTGACAGTTCCTGCGTGCTGCCTCCGTACTCGGCCTCGGAGGAAACGCTGTCCAAGCTTCGTGTTTGTACAGCGCAGCTTGCAAAAGAACTCAACGTGATCGGCTTGATCAATATTCAATATGCGGTGCAGAATTCCGACGTCTACGTTTTGGAAGTGAATCCGCGCGCGTCACGAACCGTGCCATTCGTCAGCAAAGCGATCGGCATTCCGCTCGCAAAAATGGCAGCGCGTATCATGGTTGGCAAATCGCTGAAAGAACTCGGCCTGAAAAAAGAAATTATTCCGCATTACACATCCGTCAAAGATCCTGTTTTTCCTTTTGCCAAATTTCCAGGCATCCGCATGTATCTCAGTCCGGAAATGCGTTCCACCGGCGAGGTGATGGGTATTGCGGATAATTTTCCCAAAGCGCTCGCCAAAGCGCACATTGCCGCAGGCATGCAGATGCCGACGAGCGGAGGCGTGTTTATTACGGTCAACGACCAGGACAAGAATAAGATCGCTCCGATTGCAAAAGAGTTGACGGAATTGGGTTTTACGATTTACGCAACCGAAGGCACACAGACTAAATTACTCGAGGCCGGGATCGATGTGAAACATGTTTTTAAACTGCAGGAAGGCCGTCCGCACGTCATCGACCGGATCAAGAACAAAGAAATTCATCTCGTTATCAATACCCCGACGGGAAAAACCGCAAAACTGGACGAGCGCTATATCGGCGAGGCAGCGATGTTGTTTAAAATTCCAATGATCACGACCATCCCCGGCGCGATCGGCCTGGTTAAAGGAATAAGAGCAATCAAAGAGGAGAAACTGGAAGTGATGAGCATTCAGGAACTTCATGCGACGCTGAAATGA
- a CDS encoding AMP-binding protein, which yields MNNKYYPASFIELFQTIEKNCPAGKPFVVTDTTLTYGLAVERIKRLSSLYHNMGLRAGDRVIIATKNDTDLIVFFLSLLRCGIAAVIVDPETKAVRLKALIKKSEAKAIAVDSDLRKDLLLDGGAFQIIEIKKGFEGKSTLLKKLIQSKPVEKNETAYPFLLENILPMDDTQEIDNDLDAYILFTSGTISEPKGVTISHKNLFAHLATLSKQFDHSPDSRILNTLPLDHTDGLIQGPMIAFFNGATVFRPLKFSIQNIGSILDSVYTYRITHFETVPTMLALINKLATGYEESFATADFRFIICSAGYLETALWESFEKRFKTRVANFYGLTETVTGGIFCGPTDKDYRTGTIGKPVDCEVRIVDDNGADVPGGAVGEIIMKGDHIMKGYCNAPEETEKVLKNGWFYTGDLGSRDDEGFYRIAGRKKSIIKSGGMNINPYEIIEVVNMHPNVLESATIGYPDDTWGEIVVACVVYKSNAALPDGELIEFIRKYLEPYKIPARICVMPSLPKRPSGKIQTEELKRAVEKLLKGSDAAEDIDVETVILQTAAKCFHADIGSLRIEYGPAELTGWDSLAHLEFVTEIEDKLNIEFTTSDIMRIERLEDIKTIVFSKLNG from the coding sequence ATGAATAACAAATATTATCCGGCCAGCTTTATTGAACTGTTTCAAACGATTGAAAAAAACTGCCCGGCAGGCAAACCTTTCGTTGTTACAGATACCACATTGACCTACGGACTAGCTGTGGAAAGAATCAAACGGCTGTCAAGTTTGTACCACAACATGGGGCTGCGCGCGGGTGATCGTGTAATCATTGCAACTAAAAACGACACCGACTTGATCGTTTTTTTCTTGTCCTTACTGCGATGTGGAATTGCCGCGGTGATCGTTGATCCCGAAACGAAGGCGGTTCGCCTGAAAGCATTGATAAAAAAATCGGAAGCTAAGGCGATTGCTGTGGATTCCGATTTACGTAAAGATTTACTTTTGGATGGCGGAGCTTTCCAGATAATTGAGATCAAAAAGGGTTTTGAAGGAAAAAGCACTTTACTTAAGAAACTGATTCAATCAAAACCTGTTGAAAAAAACGAGACGGCATATCCGTTTCTACTGGAAAACATTTTGCCGATGGATGATACTCAGGAAATTGATAACGATTTGGACGCGTACATACTATTTACCTCCGGTACGATCTCTGAACCAAAAGGGGTTACCATCAGCCACAAGAATTTGTTCGCGCATCTGGCCACCTTGAGTAAGCAATTTGACCATAGCCCGGATTCACGCATTTTAAATACGCTGCCGTTGGATCACACCGACGGCCTTATTCAAGGCCCTATGATCGCATTCTTTAATGGCGCAACGGTATTTCGTCCATTGAAATTTAGTATTCAAAATATCGGCAGCATATTGGATTCTGTTTACACTTACCGTATTACACATTTTGAAACCGTTCCGACCATGCTTGCTCTCATCAACAAGTTGGCAACCGGATATGAGGAAAGTTTTGCGACAGCCGATTTTCGTTTTATTATATGTTCTGCCGGATATCTGGAAACGGCCCTTTGGGAAAGTTTCGAGAAACGGTTTAAAACCAGAGTTGCAAATTTTTACGGGCTCACGGAAACGGTAACCGGCGGCATATTCTGCGGGCCCACGGATAAAGATTACCGAACAGGAACTATCGGCAAACCTGTTGACTGTGAAGTGCGAATTGTAGACGATAACGGGGCAGATGTTCCGGGAGGCGCTGTTGGCGAGATCATAATGAAGGGCGACCACATCATGAAAGGTTATTGTAATGCTCCGGAAGAAACGGAAAAAGTCTTGAAAAACGGATGGTTCTATACCGGTGACCTTGGATCGCGCGATGACGAAGGCTTTTACCGAATTGCAGGACGTAAGAAATCGATTATCAAGTCAGGAGGCATGAACATCAATCCGTATGAAATTATCGAAGTTGTCAATATGCATCCGAATGTTTTGGAGTCAGCTACGATCGGTTATCCGGACGACACATGGGGAGAAATTGTTGTCGCCTGTGTCGTATATAAATCAAACGCCGCTTTGCCGGACGGTGAACTTATTGAATTTATCCGAAAATATCTCGAGCCGTACAAAATACCTGCGCGCATTTGCGTCATGCCTTCTTTGCCTAAAAGACCTTCGGGAAAAATTCAAACAGAAGAGTTAAAACGTGCCGTTGAAAAATTATTGAAAGGCTCAGACGCAGCAGAAGACATTGATGTGGAAACGGTCATACTACAAACAGCGGCAAAATGTTTTCATGCCGACATCGGCTCCCTACGTATTGAGTATGGACCTGCGGAATTAACCGGTTGGGATTCGCTTGCACATCTGGAATTTGTCACCGAGATTGAAGACAAGTTAAATATTGAATTCACTACGTCTGACATCATGCGCATCGAACGGTTAGAGGATATAAAAACAATAGTTTTTTCAAAACTAAATGGATAA